Proteins co-encoded in one Accipiter gentilis chromosome 5, bAccGen1.1, whole genome shotgun sequence genomic window:
- the BUD13 gene encoding BUD13 homolog isoform X1: MAAPGLSKAEYLRRYLSGPAAAEAVQPRRRRKKKPPGGAGRGGMRIVDDDVSWNSIAAVQEKEEEEEDEGDMPVVAEFIDERPDEVKLMEEFRTNTKWKLLGDQNEDSQSSDISVPAKSTVRRQRHDSPDSFPPWRLQHDSPDKSPPGQQRHDSLDLSPPRRERNNSANLLPPRRHRHDSPDLSPPRRKRHDSPDLSPSRRQRHDSLDLSPPRRKHNGSPDQSPPRRKRHDSPDQSPPRRKRHDSPDLSPPRRQRHDSPDLSPPRRQRHDSPDLSPPRRQRHDSPDLSPPRRQRHDSPDLSPPRRQRHDSPDLSPPRRQRHDSPDLSPPRRQRHDSPDLSPPRRQRHDSPDLSPPRRQRHDSPDLSPKRVSSAMGKKGCKIIDKSQSVGVQGGRSQLRHGVPDKSSSRQKRQATPDLSPPRKKRYDSDPDLSPPRRKRTGSPGLKKQSRTKRASPATEKLRQVPSPQRCPRHDSESPSPWRATRNASDADHRLGCVHSDSPKHGPLKQNQSKSSDSDLSPPRRTLPASEDQRSLRSPPDLSPHHHRDAKGSPKKANVMLSGVKAGLVSADVLRREQQELRRHERNNKHLEEESRHSETVFRDKSGRKRDLVQERLEQRQKAEAKSERDEQYAKWGKGLAQGRQQQQNVEDAIKEMQKPLARYIDDQDLDRMLREQEREGDPMADFIKKRKAKENKEKKEKPRYNGPAPPLNRFNIWPGHRWDGVDRSNGFEQQRFARIANKKAVQELAYKWSVEDM, translated from the exons ATGGCGGCGCCGGGGCTTTCCAAGGCCGAGTACCTGCGGCGCTACTTGAGCGGGCCGGCCGCCGCAGAAGCCgtccagccccgccgccgccgcaagAAGAAGCCGCCGGGCGGCGCCGGCAGAGGCGG GATGCGGATCGTGGACGACGACGTCAGCTGGAATAGCATCGCCGCTGtccaggagaaggaggaggaggaggaggacgaaggGGATATGCCCGTG GTGGCAGAATTTATTGATGAGCGTCCAGATGAAGTGAAGCTCATGGAGGAATTCCGAACAAATACAAAATGGAAACTTTTAGGCG accAGAACGAAGACTCACAAAGTTCAGATATTTCAGTACCTGCGAAATCTACTGTGAG gcGACAGCGCCACGACTCCCCAGACAGCTTTCCACCATGGAGACTGCAACATGACTCCCCAGACAAATCGCCTCCAGGGCAACAGCGCCATGACTCCCTGGATCTGTCCCCTCCCAGGCGAGAGAGAAACAATTCCGCCAATCTCTTGCCTCCCAGGCGACACCGCCATGACTCTCCAGACCTCTCGCCACCAAGAAGGAAGCGCCATGACTCCCCAGACCTGTCACCTTCCAGGCGACAGCGCCATGACTCCCTGGACCTCTCACCCCCAAGAAGGAAGCACAATGGCTCCCCGGACCAGTCTCCCCCAAGACGGAAGCGTCACGACTCCCCGGACCAGTCTCCCCCAAGACGGAAGCGTCACGACTCCCCGGACCTGTCACCTCCCAGGCGACAGCGTCACGACTCCCCGGACCTGTCACCTCCCAGGCGACAGCGTCACGACTCCCCGGACCTGTCACCTCCCAGGCGACAGCGTCACGACTCCCCGGACCTGTCACCTCCCAGGCGACAGCGTCACGACTCCCCGGACCTGTCACCTCCCAGGCGACAGCGTCACGACTCCCCGGACCTGTCACCTCCCAGGCGACAGCGTCACGACTCCCCGGACCTGTCACCTCCCAGGCGACAGCGTCACGACTCCCCGGACCTGTCACCTCCCAGGCGACAGCGTCACGACTCCCCGGACCTGTCACCTCCCAGGCGACAGCGTCACGACTCCCCGGACCTTTCTCCAAAGAGAGTCAGTTCAGCAATGGGGAAAAAGGGCTGCAAAATCATAGACAAGTCACAGTCAGTGGGAGTCCAAGGAGGGCGATCTCAGCTCAGGCATGGTGTCCCTGACAAGTCCTCATCACGTCAGAAGCGTCAGGCTACTCCAGATCTATCCCCTCCACGGAAGAAGAGGTATGATTCTGACCCAGATTTGTCACCGCCTCGGAGAAAGAGGACTGGGTCACCTGGTCTGAAAAAGCAGAGCCGAACAAAAC GTGCTTCTCCAGCCACAGAAAAGCTTAGGCAGGTGCCCTCGCCTCAGAGATGCCCAAGGCATGACTCTGAGTCTCCATCTCCATGGAGGGCTACCCGGAACGCCTCTGATGCAGACCACAGGCTAGGCTGTGTACACAGTGATTCCCCTAAGCATGGTCCTCTCAAACAGAATCAAAGCAAATCTTCAGACTCTGATTTATCTCCTCCACGACGGACTCTGCCAGCCAGCGAGGATCAGCGCAGTTTAAGGAGTCCCCCTGACCTCTCACCTCATCACCACCGTGATGCTAAGGGATCTCCCAAGAAG GCAAACGTGATGTTATCTGGGGTCAAAGCTGGCTTGGTGTCAGCTGATGTGCTGCGGAGGGAACAGCAAGAGCTCAGGAGGCATGAGAGAAATAACAAGCACTTGGAAG AGGAATCCCGACACTCCGAGACTGTCTTCCGAGACAAGTCAGGCCGCAAGAGGGACCTCGTGCAGGAGCggctggagcagaggcagaaagCTGAAGCAAAGTCTGAGAGAGACGAGCAATATGCCAAATGGGGAAAGGG GCTAGCGCAGGGGAGGCAACAGCAGCAGAATGTGGAAGATGCTATAAAAGAGATGCAGAAGCCATTGGCTCGTTATATTGATGACCAGGATCTGGATCGAATGCTGCGGgaacaagagagagaaggagacCCCATGGCTGACTTCATCAAAAAAAGGAAGgccaaagagaacaaagaaaagaaag aaaaacCTAGGTACAATGGACCAGCGCCTCCACTCAACAGATTTAATATATGGCCTGGGCATCGCTGGGATGGTGTAGACAG GTCCAATGGATTCGAGCAGCAGCGCTTTGCCAGGATCGCCAACAAGAAGGCAGTTCAGGAGCTCGCGTACAAGTGGAGTGTTGAGGACATGTAG
- the BUD13 gene encoding BUD13 homolog isoform X2 has product MEEFRTNTKWKLLGDQNEDSQSSDISVPAKSTVRRQRHDSPDSFPPWRLQHDSPDKSPPGQQRHDSLDLSPPRRERNNSANLLPPRRHRHDSPDLSPPRRKRHDSPDLSPSRRQRHDSLDLSPPRRKHNGSPDQSPPRRKRHDSPDQSPPRRKRHDSPDLSPPRRQRHDSPDLSPPRRQRHDSPDLSPPRRQRHDSPDLSPPRRQRHDSPDLSPPRRQRHDSPDLSPPRRQRHDSPDLSPPRRQRHDSPDLSPPRRQRHDSPDLSPPRRQRHDSPDLSPKRVSSAMGKKGCKIIDKSQSVGVQGGRSQLRHGVPDKSSSRQKRQATPDLSPPRKKRYDSDPDLSPPRRKRTGSPGLKKQSRTKRASPATEKLRQVPSPQRCPRHDSESPSPWRATRNASDADHRLGCVHSDSPKHGPLKQNQSKSSDSDLSPPRRTLPASEDQRSLRSPPDLSPHHHRDAKGSPKKANVMLSGVKAGLVSADVLRREQQELRRHERNNKHLEEESRHSETVFRDKSGRKRDLVQERLEQRQKAEAKSERDEQYAKWGKGLAQGRQQQQNVEDAIKEMQKPLARYIDDQDLDRMLREQEREGDPMADFIKKRKAKENKEKKEKPRYNGPAPPLNRFNIWPGHRWDGVDRSNGFEQQRFARIANKKAVQELAYKWSVEDM; this is encoded by the exons ATGGAGGAATTCCGAACAAATACAAAATGGAAACTTTTAGGCG accAGAACGAAGACTCACAAAGTTCAGATATTTCAGTACCTGCGAAATCTACTGTGAG gcGACAGCGCCACGACTCCCCAGACAGCTTTCCACCATGGAGACTGCAACATGACTCCCCAGACAAATCGCCTCCAGGGCAACAGCGCCATGACTCCCTGGATCTGTCCCCTCCCAGGCGAGAGAGAAACAATTCCGCCAATCTCTTGCCTCCCAGGCGACACCGCCATGACTCTCCAGACCTCTCGCCACCAAGAAGGAAGCGCCATGACTCCCCAGACCTGTCACCTTCCAGGCGACAGCGCCATGACTCCCTGGACCTCTCACCCCCAAGAAGGAAGCACAATGGCTCCCCGGACCAGTCTCCCCCAAGACGGAAGCGTCACGACTCCCCGGACCAGTCTCCCCCAAGACGGAAGCGTCACGACTCCCCGGACCTGTCACCTCCCAGGCGACAGCGTCACGACTCCCCGGACCTGTCACCTCCCAGGCGACAGCGTCACGACTCCCCGGACCTGTCACCTCCCAGGCGACAGCGTCACGACTCCCCGGACCTGTCACCTCCCAGGCGACAGCGTCACGACTCCCCGGACCTGTCACCTCCCAGGCGACAGCGTCACGACTCCCCGGACCTGTCACCTCCCAGGCGACAGCGTCACGACTCCCCGGACCTGTCACCTCCCAGGCGACAGCGTCACGACTCCCCGGACCTGTCACCTCCCAGGCGACAGCGTCACGACTCCCCGGACCTGTCACCTCCCAGGCGACAGCGTCACGACTCCCCGGACCTTTCTCCAAAGAGAGTCAGTTCAGCAATGGGGAAAAAGGGCTGCAAAATCATAGACAAGTCACAGTCAGTGGGAGTCCAAGGAGGGCGATCTCAGCTCAGGCATGGTGTCCCTGACAAGTCCTCATCACGTCAGAAGCGTCAGGCTACTCCAGATCTATCCCCTCCACGGAAGAAGAGGTATGATTCTGACCCAGATTTGTCACCGCCTCGGAGAAAGAGGACTGGGTCACCTGGTCTGAAAAAGCAGAGCCGAACAAAAC GTGCTTCTCCAGCCACAGAAAAGCTTAGGCAGGTGCCCTCGCCTCAGAGATGCCCAAGGCATGACTCTGAGTCTCCATCTCCATGGAGGGCTACCCGGAACGCCTCTGATGCAGACCACAGGCTAGGCTGTGTACACAGTGATTCCCCTAAGCATGGTCCTCTCAAACAGAATCAAAGCAAATCTTCAGACTCTGATTTATCTCCTCCACGACGGACTCTGCCAGCCAGCGAGGATCAGCGCAGTTTAAGGAGTCCCCCTGACCTCTCACCTCATCACCACCGTGATGCTAAGGGATCTCCCAAGAAG GCAAACGTGATGTTATCTGGGGTCAAAGCTGGCTTGGTGTCAGCTGATGTGCTGCGGAGGGAACAGCAAGAGCTCAGGAGGCATGAGAGAAATAACAAGCACTTGGAAG AGGAATCCCGACACTCCGAGACTGTCTTCCGAGACAAGTCAGGCCGCAAGAGGGACCTCGTGCAGGAGCggctggagcagaggcagaaagCTGAAGCAAAGTCTGAGAGAGACGAGCAATATGCCAAATGGGGAAAGGG GCTAGCGCAGGGGAGGCAACAGCAGCAGAATGTGGAAGATGCTATAAAAGAGATGCAGAAGCCATTGGCTCGTTATATTGATGACCAGGATCTGGATCGAATGCTGCGGgaacaagagagagaaggagacCCCATGGCTGACTTCATCAAAAAAAGGAAGgccaaagagaacaaagaaaagaaag aaaaacCTAGGTACAATGGACCAGCGCCTCCACTCAACAGATTTAATATATGGCCTGGGCATCGCTGGGATGGTGTAGACAG GTCCAATGGATTCGAGCAGCAGCGCTTTGCCAGGATCGCCAACAAGAAGGCAGTTCAGGAGCTCGCGTACAAGTGGAGTGTTGAGGACATGTAG